One Atribacterota bacterium DNA window includes the following coding sequences:
- a CDS encoding Fur family transcriptional regulator, producing the protein MKDTYYYCKEKLNEKGLRITPQRLGIFCCLVDSKAHPCAETVYQIVRKQFPNISFDTVNRTMLSLYDKGLIKMIESGYGPKRYDADLKQHYHFRCLKCKKIIDFESPEYDKIKIPEDINNKFKICNQKIILEGICPDCLAQDEHKPVSKVKNK; encoded by the coding sequence ATGAAAGATACATATTATTATTGTAAGGAAAAACTAAATGAAAAAGGTTTGAGAATTACACCACAACGTTTAGGTATTTTTTGTTGCCTGGTTGATTCTAAAGCACATCCGTGCGCTGAAACGGTTTACCAGATAGTCAGAAAACAGTTTCCAAATATATCCTTTGATACAGTTAACAGGACAATGTTAAGCTTATATGATAAGGGTTTAATAAAAATGATAGAAAGTGGTTATGGCCCTAAGCGTTATGATGCTGATTTAAAACAGCATTATCATTTCCGGTGTTTAAAATGCAAAAAGATTATTGACTTTGAATCACCTGAATATGATAAAATAAAAATACCGGAAGATATAAATAATAAATTTAAGATATGTAACCAAAAAATTATTCTGGAAGGTATTTGTCCCGATTGTCTTGCACAAGATGAACACAAGCCGGTTAGTAAAGTGAAAAACAAATAA
- a CDS encoding ferritin-like domain-containing protein → MGTKGREIVGVNVDKLIDELNKALADEWLAYYQYWIGAKVAKGPMRGAVVAELEEHANEELEHAGMLVERILQLGGTPILSPEEWYKVTNCGYETPSDPNVKKLIKQNIKGEQCAIDAYQKLMKMVKDKDPITYQMALSILEDEVEHEEDLEALSEDMGLM, encoded by the coding sequence ATGGGTACAAAGGGCAGAGAAATCGTAGGAGTAAATGTTGATAAATTGATAGATGAGTTAAACAAAGCATTGGCAGACGAATGGCTTGCCTATTATCAATACTGGATCGGAGCAAAAGTAGCAAAAGGACCGATGAGAGGCGCAGTGGTGGCTGAGCTGGAAGAGCATGCCAATGAAGAGTTGGAGCATGCCGGTATGCTGGTAGAACGAATTCTACAATTAGGTGGTACTCCAATTTTAAGTCCGGAAGAATGGTATAAAGTAACTAACTGTGGGTATGAAACTCCAAGTGATCCAAATGTAAAAAAATTAATTAAACAAAATATTAAAGGCGAGCAATGTGCAATTGATGCTTATCAGAAGCTGATGAAAATGGTAAAAGACAAGGACCCAATAACCTATCAAATGGCTTTGAGTATATTGGAAGATGAAGTGGAACACGAAGAAGACCTGGAAGCCTTATCAGAAGATATGGGTTTGATGTAA